The genomic segment ACGCGTATACGTCCATCAGTTGGCCGGCGCTTCGGCTGATGCTGTAGTGCCGCACCGCGGCCGGTGCCTCGCGGTGCGGCGGGACGTCGCCGCGCAGGCCGTGCAGGGCCCGCGCGAAGGAGTCCGGATCGCTCGGGCAGTACGCGGCGCCGGACCGGTCCGCCGCGTCGAGGCCCTCGACGGCCGGGCAGGAGGCGTACAGCACCGGAAGGCCGCTGGCCAGGCCCTCCACCAGGGCCAGACCGAAGGCCTCCTCGGGCGAGGGGGAGGCCAGCGCGTCCATGGCGGACAGGAGCGAGGGCAGGTCCGGCGCGTCGTCGCCGGTGACCGCGCCGCTGTCCTCGTGCGTGGACTCGCCGACGAACCGCACCCGCCCGTCGATCCCGAGCCGGTGCGCGAGTCGGCGGAGCTCCGGCTCCTCGGGGCCGCTCCCCACAAGGACGACGACGACGTCGTCCGGCAGCTGTGCGGCGGCCCGCAGCAGCACGTCGAAGCGCTTGCCCGCGGCGAGCCGCCCGACGCCGCCGACGACGAACGCCCCGTCGGGCAGCCTGAGGTGCTGCCGGGTGCGCGCCCGGCTCGCCGGGTCGAAGCGGAAGCGCTCCACCTCGATGCCGTTCGGCACCACCCGGATCCGCTGCCGCGGCACGCCCCACCGGTGCAGCCGCGCCCCCACGGCGGGCGAGACCGCGACCGTCACCCGGCCGAGCCGTTCCCCGGCCAGATACAGGGCGCGGACCCCCGCGGTCAGCGGCCTGCCCTCCATCTGCGAGTCGCCCAGGGAGTGTTCGGTGGCCACCACCGCGCGCACCCCCGCCAGCCGCGCCGCGATGCGCCCGTACAGGCAGGCGCGGTAGAGGTGCGTGTGCACCACGTCGTAGCGGCCCGCGCGGATGATCCTGACGAGCCGCGGCAGCGCCGCCACGTCACGGTTGCCGGACATGCCCAGGTCGGTGACGCGGATCCCGTCGGCCGCGATGCCCTGCGCGACGGTGCCCGCGTTGGTCAGCGCGACGACGTCGGAGTCCGTCGGCAGGTGGCGCAGCATCAGGCGCAGCTGCTGCTCCGCGCCGCCCACGCCGAGCCCGGTGATGATGTGCAGGACCCTCATGCGGTCGTCACCGCCGCGCGGGCGAGGACGCGGCGCCGCAGCCGGTTGGTGCGCAGCTTCAGGCGCAGCCGCCACGCGGTATCGTCCTGCCCGATGTGGACGCGGGGGAGGGCGTACGGGCCGGTGAGGGCGCCGGGGGCGATGGCGCAGGCGTACCGGTATCCGGCCTCGCGGACGGCGGTCGCGACGCGCTCGTCGACGGTGCCGTAGGGGTAGCAGAAGCCCTGCGCCTCGGTGCCGGTCAGGTCGTGCAGCGCGGCCCGGCTGCCGGCGACCTCGCGGCGCAGGACGCGGTCGTCGGCGGCGGTCAGGTCGACGTGCGTCAGCCCGTGCGAGGCGATCTCCATGCCGCACTCGGCGATGTGCCGGATGCCGTCGGCGCCCAGCAGCGGCTTGCGCGGGCCGAGCGGGTCCCAGGCGTTGTCACCGTCGAGGCGGCCCGGCAGGACGAAGACGGTGGCGGTGCAGTCGTACTGCTGGAGGAGCGGCAGCGCGTGCTCGGTGAAGTCGCGGTACCCGTCGTCGAAGGTGAGGCCCACCAGGTTGTGCTCCTGGCCCTGCGCGCACGCCTCCAGGAGGTACTTCATCGAGACGCCGCGCAGCCCTTGGCGCCGCATCCAGCGCAGCTGCGCGCCGAGCCGCTCCGGGGAGACGGTGATCCCGTACGGATCGTCGGACGGGTCCGCGACGGAGTGGTACATCGCCACCCACGCCGGGGTGCGGGGCGGCCGCAGCCGCAGGAACGGCTCCGTGCCGGACGGCGCGGGCGGAGTGAGGTCAACGGACATGGCGCAGCTTTCTGCTGACGGTGCGAAGGGCGGACGGCCAGGGCTGCGCCCTCAGGAGCAGCCCGATGAGCACGAAGGAGACGGTCACGACGGTGAAGCTCGCGAGGACCGCGAGGGCGGGGTGTGCCACCCGCTGCGCGCAGACGGCACCGAGCAGTGCCGCGCCTGCGGCGGCCACCACGAGACGGCCCAGCTGTCCGGCGAGGGCCCGCGTCCTGATCGGCACGGTGCGCGGGCCCATGCCGCGCAGCAGGAGGAGCGCGGTGACGCAGATGCCGGTCGCGTTGGCGGCGGCGATCCCGTGGACGCCCCACGTGCCGACGGTCAGGAAGCCGATCCCGGCGGTGGCGACGACGCCGACGGACATCGCGTAGAGCGGGATCCACGTGGTGCGGGCGACGGAGAAGTGCGCGCGGGCCAGCGCGCCGACCAGCGTGTGGCCGAGCAGGCCGAAGGCGTAGACGCGCATGACGGACGCGGTGGCGGCGGTGTCCCTGGCGGTGAAGGCGCCGCGCTGGAAGAGCAGTTCGATGAGCGGGGGCGCGGCGGCGACGACCGCGGCCGCGCCGAGGAGCACGACGCAGCCCGCCAGGACGATGTCCCGCTCGACGCGCTTGCGGGCCCGCTCCGTCTCGCCCTTGGCGAGCGCCCGCGCCACCACGGGGAAGGTGACCGTGCAGATCATGAGCGAGAGGACCATCGGCATCTGCGCGACCTTCTGCGCGTAGTTCAGGTGCGAGATGGCCCCGGCGGGCAGCGACGAGGCGAGGAACCGCTCGATGAGGACCTGCGACTGGCGGCACAGCGCGAACAGCAGGACGGTCCAGATGATCGCGGTCTGGAGTGTCCTGTCCGAGGGGCCCGCCGAAGGGGCGGCGGCATTCGGCCCGGGACGGTACGGCCGCCGCAGCTGCCGCCACAGCGAGGGCGCCTGTACGGCGACCATCAGCACCCCGCCCACCGCCACACCGGCCGCCGCGGCCCGCACCCCCAGCGGCGCCGCGAGCGCGAACAGGGCGGCGATGATGGCCGCGTTGTAGGCGACGTAGACCGTGGCGGGCGCGACGAACCGCTGGTGGGCGCGGAGCGCGGCGCTGCAGTAGCCGGTGAGGCCGAAGGTCAGCGCGCAGGTGGCGGTCAGCCGGGTGCAGTCGACGGCGAGCCGCGGGTCGGGCAGGCCGGGGGCGAGGACCGCGACCAGGTAGGGGGCGGCCGCGATGAGCAGGACGGCGGTTCCGACGAACCACAGGGTCATGCGGGGCAGCGAGGCCCGGACGAACTCGCGGACCGGGTCGAGGGGCGGGCCGTCCGCGCGGCGCGCGAGGGCCAGGCTGAACGCGGGCACGAGGAAGAAGGCGAGGCCGTCCTCGATGAGCAGCGTCGCCGCCAGCTCGGGGAGCGTCCACGCGACGAGGAAGGCGTCGGTGTCGGTCCCGGCGCCGAAGAAGTGCGCGAGGGCCTGGTCGCGGACGAGCCCGAGGAGCGATCCGGCGACGGACAGCGCGGCGGTGACCAGCGCGGCCTTGGCGAGGAACGAGCCGCCCGTCTTCTCGGCGGGCTCCCGCGGCGGGGGCGCGGCGGTCGTGGCGGTCGCGGTGGTCCCGGCGGTGGGCGGCGCGTCCGGGTCGGGGGCCACCTCCTGCGGCACGGTCGTCATCGCGCGCCCGCCTCTCCGTGCGAGGCCGCGGGGGGCAGGTCGTGGGCGCCGACCGCCCACCAGGCGGCCATCCCGAAGGCGATCGCCGTCAGGACGGTGGAGGGCCCGCCGATGTCGGCGTACACGAAGTCGATGAGCTGCCAGACCAGCAGCCCGCACGCCACCAGCGCGCAGTCGAGCCGCGGCCCGCCCGTCCCGTGCGCCCCTCCCGTCCCGTCCCGCCCCGCGCGCTGCCCCGTCCACCGGCGCACCGCGCACACCAGGAGCGCCGCCCAGGCACCGGCCAGCGTGCCGAGCCCGACCAGGCCCTGCTCGCTGAGGACCAGCAGGTACATGTTGTGCGGGGACAGCAGCGGCTGGCGCACGAAGCCGCTGCCCGCGCCCGCCGTGTCGCTGCCGGAGGACAGGGCGAGCGAGGCGTGGCTGTCGCGGTGGTCGGGGAACCCCTTCAGACCGACGCCGGTCACCGGGTGCTCGCGCCACATGTCGGCGGAGGCCGCCCACATCGTGTAGCGGTCGGTCACCGACTGGTCGGGCGTGTCCGTGACCTGGGTGATGCTGCTGAGGCGTTCCTGGAGCATCGCCGAGCCGACGCCGAATCCGGCGACCAGGACGACGGCGGCGGCGGCCGCGACGAGTAACACCTTGCCCGCACGGCGCACCCCGGCCAGCACGAGCACCACGGTGCAGGCCGCGGTGGTGGCGATCCACGCGCCGCGGCTGAAGGACAGGGCGAGCGGCACGGTCAGGAGGCCCGCGCACACGACGGCCGCCGTCCGCCGGCGCGGTGCGTGCGGCCGGAAGGCCAGCGCCAGCGCGCAGACCAGGCCGTACGACACGACGGTGGCCATCCCCATCACGTCCGTGGAGCCGAACGTGCCGACCGCGCGGATGTCCTCGCCCATGTACGAGGCGCCGGTGCCGGTGAGGTTCTGGTGTACGCCGATGACGCCCTGCCACAGCCCGAGCCCGACGAACGACCAGGCGAGGAGGCGGAAGTGGTGGGCGTCGCGGATCAGCATCAGGACGGCGGCCGGTACGAGCACGAAGATCTGCAGGTAGCGGGCGGCGCCGGCGACGCCGGTCGCGGCGGAGGAGGCACCGAACGCCGCCGCGGTGATGCCGACGACCGGAAGGCCGAGGAGGACCGCGGCGGTGCGGGTCAGCGGCCGCTGCCGGGACCGCACGGCACGGACGACACAGCAGCCGACGACGAGGGCGGACACCGCGTCGGCCGCGCCGCCCGTGCCGCCCCCGCCGGACGACGCGCCCTCGGCGGGCGCCGGCAGGGCGAGCAGCGCGACCATGAGCACCACGGGAAGCACCGGGGCGCTCCGCCGCAGCCAGGGCGGCAGGGCGTCGCGAAGGTCCTGCAGGCGCGCCCCGAACGGGACGGCGGTGGACGGGGCGTGGGTCACCGTGGTCAGCTCCCGGTGCGGCGGACGAGGCAGCCGAGGGTGCGCAGCAGGATGCACAGGTCCTGCCAGAACGACCAGCTGTCGATGTAGGCGTTGTCGAAGCGGCACCGGTCCTCGATGGAGGTGTCGCCGCGCAGCCCGTGGATCTGGGCCAGGCCCGTGATGCCGGTGGGCATGCGGTGCCGGTGGGCGTAGTCCGGATAGGTCTGGCTGAACTGCGTGACGAAGAAGGGCCGTTCGGGGCGCGGCCCGACCAGGCTCATGTCGCCGCGCAGCACGTTCCACAGCTGGGGCAGCTCGTCGAGCGAGGTGCCGCGCAGGAACCGGCAGAACGCGCTCATCCGGTGCTCGTCGGCGACGCTCCACCGGGTCGCCGCCTCCTGCGGGTCGGCGGGCCGGTGGGTGCGGAACTTGAGGAGGGTGAACAGCCGCCCGTCCTTGCCGACCCGCTCCTGGCGGAAGATCACGCCGGGTCCCTCGACGGTCCGCAGGACCAGCGCGCAGGTCGCGAGGACCGGCGCCGCCGCGAGCAGCAGCACTCCGGAGACCGCGATGTCCAGGAGCCGCTTGCCGACGCCGGTCCCGCGGGTCGCGGCGGACGTCAGGGGGCGGCACGCGAACCCGGCCACGTACTGCCGGGGTCCGTCCGGCGCGGGCACAGGGACCGCACGGTGCGCCTCGATCTCCCACAGGTCGCAGCCCAGGCCGTGCAGGACCGGCAGCCATCGGGCGGGGCCGGGCCCGGGACCGTGTCCGGCGACGAGCAGCACCGCGCCGACGTCGTTCTGGATCACCGCACGGTGCAGTTCGTCCTCCGTGCAGAGAACGGGCAGTTCGGGCCCGCCCTGCGTCTCGGCGTCGTCCTCCTCGTCCTGCGGGGCGTCGGCGGTCTCGCCGACGATGCCCACGGGGCGCATGCCGCAGCCGGGGCGCCGCAGCAGCGCGGCCGCCACCCCGCGGGCCTGGCCGCTCGGCCCGAGGACGAGGACCGGCCGGGGCCTGCGCACGGTGGCGGCCCGCCGGTGCCGGTGGACGAGGGCGCGCCCGCAGAGGCTGAGCAGGCACTGGACCGCCGCCATGGCGAGCAGCGTGCGCGGGGCGAGCGGCCCGACGGCGGGCAGTGCGGTCGCGAGGACCGCGGTGACCGACCAGGCGAGCACGGTCCGCCCGGCGAGCGACGGCAACTGGCCGAGCGTGTCGGGCAGCGCGGCGTACTCGTACAGGCGGCCCTGCACGTTCAGGGCCAGTATGGCGAGCACGAGGAGCGGGGCGAGGACGGCCTGCCGGAGGGGGTCGTCGAGCGGCAGCAGGGCGGCCAGGGCGGCGGCGCAGTCGACGGCCACCAAGGCGGCGGCCGAGCGCCGTTGCCGGGCCGGGAGCCGCGCCGTCGCGCCGCCGCGCAGGGCCGTCGCTTCGCGTGGCGCGACGACGAAGGTGCCGGGCGGGGCCTGGGTGTCCTGCCGTGACTGAGCCGATGAGGAAGCAACGGTCCGTTCCGCACTCACGTCGTGCTGCACTCCCTGTACTCGGTGGGCGCCGTGCCCAGAAGCTCGCCGTACACCGCGTCGACCGCGGCCGCGGCGCGCCGTGCGTCGTGGTGGTCCAGTACGTGCTCGCGGCCCCGCCGCCCCAGTTCGTCCCGCAGCCGCCCGTCCCGCAGCAGGGCGACCAGCGCCCGGGCGAGGGCGCCGGGGTCCTCCGGCGGTACGAGGGAGTGCGGGCGGTGGGACGGCGGCAGGCTCTCCCGCGCCCCGTCCACGTCGGTGACGACGACCGGACGGCCGCAGGCCATGGCTTCGAGCGGGGCCAGTGCCATGCCCTCCCAGCGGGACGGCAGGACGACCACGTCGGCCGCCCGGTACCAGGGCGCGGCGTCGGCCGCCGCGCCCGCGAAGGCGACCCGCGGCCCGGCCCGCTCCCGCAGCCGGGCGTCGTCGGGTCCCTCACCGACCAGGACGAGGCGGGCGTCGGGCACCTGCGCGGCCACCGCGGGCCAGGCGCGCAGGAGGACGTCCTGTCCCTTCTGGCGGCAGAGCCTGCCGACGCACACCACCAGCGGGACGTGCGTGGGGTCCTGCCCGGTGGGCGCGAACCGGTCGGTGTCCACACCGTTGGGGATCACCTGGTACGAACCCGAGATGCCGGCGCGGCGTCCGGTCACCCACTCCGCCTCGCTGACGCAGACGATGCGGGCCGCCCACCGCGCGGCCCGGCGCTCCCACAGGCGGGCGAGGAACCCGGTGGGGCCGCCGACCGCCTCGAAGGACCAGGCGTGCGGCTGGAACACCGTGGGGATGCCGCCGCGCAGGGCGAGACGTGCGGCGAGCCCGGCCTTGGCGCTGTGGGCGTGGACGAGGCCGGGCCCCACGTCGTCGATGACGCGCCGCAGCTCTCGCACCTCGCCCGGCAGGCCGCGGCCGGGGGAGCGGGACGCCGTCCAGGGGTGGACGCGGACGCCGGGGCCGAGGGCGCGCAGCGCGCCGGGCAGGAAACCGTCCGGGGGGCAGGCCACGTGCACGTCGGTGCCGGTGGCGGCCTGCGCGGCGGCCAGGTCGACGACGACCCGTGCCACGCCGCCCTCCACGGGCTGGCTGACGTGCAGGACCCGTGGGGGGCGGGGTGCTGAAGGCAGAGGCATGCGCGTCTCCTTCGAGTCGGTGCGGGCACCGCGGAAGCGGAGCGGGGCGACGGGTGCCAGGGGGCTGCCCTAGCGCTTCGCGGCGACGGCCGCGAAGACCACGCCGACCCACGCCGGGTCCCGCGAGGCGAGGTGGACCGTCAGATCTCCGCGCCGTCCGTGGCCCGCGGCCAGCGGGAAGACGTCGGAGTCGTAGCCGAGGGTGTTCGGGTGGGCGGGGTTCCTGCGGGCCGGGGCGCCCGGCTCGCTGATGGTCGAGTTGAGCGCGTCACCGGCGGGGTTGGCGGCGTCCGTCAGCGGCACGGGGCCGGTGGGTCCGGACGAGACGGCGACGGTGTCGCCGCGCCGCCCGCGGTCGCCGTCGTACGCCACCACGCCGACGGTGCCCGCCGTGCCGCCCGGCACGCCGCGCAGCCGCACCGCGTGCCGGGTGCCGTGCTCGCCGGTCGCGTCGAAGCCGTCGTACACGGCGAGGGCGCGCAGGGGTTCGGCGGCGTTCTCGTACGCCACCGCCAGCGTCCAGCCGCCCCAGGCACCGGCCTTGGAGTGCCCCTTGGCGACGTTGACCTGCGCCACGGTGTACGCACCGCCGCCCGCCGAGCGGACGAGCGGGGTGACGTCGGCGGAGGCCTGGAAGGCGTCGGCGCCGTCGGTGACGCGGTGGCCGACCGGGGTGTCGGCGATGACCGGTTTGTAATGGCCGCCGGGCTCGGCGATCAGCACCCGTCCGTTGTCCTTGGGAGGTTTCTGTTCGCCGACCCGGAGGTTGCCGCCCCAGTACAGCCGCGCGTAGGAGACGCGGGAGTGCGGGGGCAGACGGACCTCGCCCGTACTGGAGTTGTAGGTGTTCGGGTCGTCGTCGACGTCGACGTAGAACATGTCGAAGTCGTCGTTCGCCCCCGGACGGCCGCCCCGCGTACGGGCGCAGGACTCCGCCGTACGGTCCACCGCGCGGCGGCAGGTGATCGCAGAGTTGGCGGCCCGGACGATCCCGCCGTGCTGCACCGCTCTGTAGCGCTGCGCGAAATCGATGCGCGTCCTCTCGGTGCTCTTCTCGCCGCTCCTGTCGCCGTCGCCGGGCGGGGCGGCCGAGCCGGTCCCGGTCGCGGCGAGGCACGCGGCCAGTGCGAGAGGGATGACGAACATGCGACGCAGGCCCAGGGAGTGACGCATGACGGCGTTGGCCTTCCGAGTGTGTGAACTCTGAACCACAGCGGAGATAAGGGCGATTCACCCTCTTTGCACTTACCTGAGGGCATATAAGTGGAATGCCCTAAAGGGAAGCGCAACTGTAGCCGTTGACGCGGGAGGCTCGGCCGACCTCCGGGCGTGTGTCGGATTGGTGAAGGCCCGTCACGGGCGGTTGCCGGCGCGCATCACCCGTCTGGGCGCACAACTCGGCACCGACGTCGGCAGTTGATCCCTCCAGACGGGCAGCCCGCCCGTACGTCGCATCATCACCAAGGAGCAGCACTCCATGTCCCGTACCACCAAGGCTCTTGCCCTGTCCGCTGTCGCCGCCGCCGCCGTGGCCGGCACCGCGGGCGTCGCCGCCGCCGACGCCGGCTCGCAGGGCGCTGCCACCAACTCCCCCGGCGTGATCTCGGGCAACAACGCGCAGGTGCCGGTCCACGTCCCCGTCAACGTGTGCGGCAACAGCATCAACGTCATCGGTCTGCTGAACCCGGCGTTCGGCAACACGTGCGTCAACGACTGACGCACCGTCGGTTCAGAGCGGCCGTCCCCGCGGAAGCGGGGGCGGCCGTTCCGCGTTTCGGCGCGGTGCGCGCCGGACGGCCGGTATGACGGGCGGTGCCCCGAATGGAGTGCGCGCCCCCGAACGGCCGACCGACCGTCAGATCCCTGTCCCACCTGCGCAGATGCTCACATGAACCACGAACCGCCGATACGTTCCGCAGCCGCTCGGTTGCGGACCGCGTGCGGCGCTTTCACGGTGATCACACGATCTGATGCATCACCGAAAGGGACACACCATGCGCGCTCTGCCTGTACGGCGCCTCGCGACCACCACCCTGTGCGCGGCGCTGCTCCTCGGCACGGCAGGACCGGCCCTCGCCTCCGTCGGCGACGCCTCCCGCGACCAGGCCCGGACCGCCCCGCGCGCGCCCGCGGCGCCGGACCCGCTGGCCCAGGTCCAGCAGCTGATCAACATCGAGGGTGTCCTGAAAGCCGTCAGCGAGCTGCTGACCGCCGTGCTGAAGGCGCCGGGCAACAAGCTCTCCCCCGAAGACGTCAAGAAGCACACCGAAGCGCTGAAGAAG from the Streptomyces venezuelae genome contains:
- the murJ gene encoding murein biosynthesis integral membrane protein MurJ → MTTVPQEVAPDPDAPPTAGTTATATTAAPPPREPAEKTGGSFLAKAALVTAALSVAGSLLGLVRDQALAHFFGAGTDTDAFLVAWTLPELAATLLIEDGLAFFLVPAFSLALARRADGPPLDPVREFVRASLPRMTLWFVGTAVLLIAAAPYLVAVLAPGLPDPRLAVDCTRLTATCALTFGLTGYCSAALRAHQRFVAPATVYVAYNAAIIAALFALAAPLGVRAAAAGVAVGGVLMVAVQAPSLWRQLRRPYRPGPNAAAPSAGPSDRTLQTAIIWTVLLFALCRQSQVLIERFLASSLPAGAISHLNYAQKVAQMPMVLSLMICTVTFPVVARALAKGETERARKRVERDIVLAGCVVLLGAAAVVAAAPPLIELLFQRGAFTARDTAATASVMRVYAFGLLGHTLVGALARAHFSVARTTWIPLYAMSVGVVATAGIGFLTVGTWGVHGIAAANATGICVTALLLLRGMGPRTVPIRTRALAGQLGRLVVAAAGAALLGAVCAQRVAHPALAVLASFTVVTVSFVLIGLLLRAQPWPSALRTVSRKLRHVR
- a CDS encoding polysaccharide deacetylase family protein, which produces MSVDLTPPAPSGTEPFLRLRPPRTPAWVAMYHSVADPSDDPYGITVSPERLGAQLRWMRRQGLRGVSMKYLLEACAQGQEHNLVGLTFDDGYRDFTEHALPLLQQYDCTATVFVLPGRLDGDNAWDPLGPRKPLLGADGIRHIAECGMEIASHGLTHVDLTAADDRVLRREVAGSRAALHDLTGTEAQGFCYPYGTVDERVATAVREAGYRYACAIAPGALTGPYALPRVHIGQDDTAWRLRLKLRTNRLRRRVLARAAVTTA
- a CDS encoding glycosyltransferase encodes the protein MPLPSAPRPPRVLHVSQPVEGGVARVVVDLAAAQAATGTDVHVACPPDGFLPGALRALGPGVRVHPWTASRSPGRGLPGEVRELRRVIDDVGPGLVHAHSAKAGLAARLALRGGIPTVFQPHAWSFEAVGGPTGFLARLWERRAARWAARIVCVSEAEWVTGRRAGISGSYQVIPNGVDTDRFAPTGQDPTHVPLVVCVGRLCRQKGQDVLLRAWPAVAAQVPDARLVLVGEGPDDARLRERAGPRVAFAGAAADAAPWYRAADVVVLPSRWEGMALAPLEAMACGRPVVVTDVDGARESLPPSHRPHSLVPPEDPGALARALVALLRDGRLRDELGRRGREHVLDHHDARRAAAAVDAVYGELLGTAPTEYRECSTT
- a CDS encoding glycosyltransferase, encoding MRVLHIITGLGVGGAEQQLRLMLRHLPTDSDVVALTNAGTVAQGIAADGIRVTDLGMSGNRDVAALPRLVRIIRAGRYDVVHTHLYRACLYGRIAARLAGVRAVVATEHSLGDSQMEGRPLTAGVRALYLAGERLGRVTVAVSPAVGARLHRWGVPRQRIRVVPNGIEVERFRFDPASRARTRQHLRLPDGAFVVGGVGRLAAGKRFDVLLRAAAQLPDDVVVVLVGSGPEEPELRRLAHRLGIDGRVRFVGESTHEDSGAVTGDDAPDLPSLLSAMDALASPSPEEAFGLALVEGLASGLPVLYASCPAVEGLDAADRSGAAYCPSDPDSFARALHGLRGDVPPHREAPAAVRHYSISRSAGQLMDVYASVAPGPTLEVTPR
- a CDS encoding O-antigen ligase family protein; translation: MVALLALPAPAEGASSGGGGTGGAADAVSALVVGCCVVRAVRSRQRPLTRTAAVLLGLPVVGITAAAFGASSAATGVAGAARYLQIFVLVPAAVLMLIRDAHHFRLLAWSFVGLGLWQGVIGVHQNLTGTGASYMGEDIRAVGTFGSTDVMGMATVVSYGLVCALALAFRPHAPRRRTAAVVCAGLLTVPLALSFSRGAWIATTAACTVVLVLAGVRRAGKVLLVAAAAAVVLVAGFGVGSAMLQERLSSITQVTDTPDQSVTDRYTMWAASADMWREHPVTGVGLKGFPDHRDSHASLALSSGSDTAGAGSGFVRQPLLSPHNMYLLVLSEQGLVGLGTLAGAWAALLVCAVRRWTGQRAGRDGTGGAHGTGGPRLDCALVACGLLVWQLIDFVYADIGGPSTVLTAIAFGMAAWWAVGAHDLPPAASHGEAGAR
- a CDS encoding DUF3344 domain-containing protein → MRHSLGLRRMFVIPLALAACLAATGTGSAAPPGDGDRSGEKSTERTRIDFAQRYRAVQHGGIVRAANSAITCRRAVDRTAESCARTRGGRPGANDDFDMFYVDVDDDPNTYNSSTGEVRLPPHSRVSYARLYWGGNLRVGEQKPPKDNGRVLIAEPGGHYKPVIADTPVGHRVTDGADAFQASADVTPLVRSAGGGAYTVAQVNVAKGHSKAGAWGGWTLAVAYENAAEPLRALAVYDGFDATGEHGTRHAVRLRGVPGGTAGTVGVVAYDGDRGRRGDTVAVSSGPTGPVPLTDAANPAGDALNSTISEPGAPARRNPAHPNTLGYDSDVFPLAAGHGRRGDLTVHLASRDPAWVGVVFAAVAAKR
- a CDS encoding chaplin; protein product: MSRTTKALALSAVAAAAVAGTAGVAAADAGSQGAATNSPGVISGNNAQVPVHVPVNVCGNSINVIGLLNPAFGNTCVND
- a CDS encoding exopolysaccharide biosynthesis polyprenyl glycosylphosphotransferase gives rise to the protein MSAERTVASSSAQSRQDTQAPPGTFVVAPREATALRGGATARLPARQRRSAAALVAVDCAAALAALLPLDDPLRQAVLAPLLVLAILALNVQGRLYEYAALPDTLGQLPSLAGRTVLAWSVTAVLATALPAVGPLAPRTLLAMAAVQCLLSLCGRALVHRHRRAATVRRPRPVLVLGPSGQARGVAAALLRRPGCGMRPVGIVGETADAPQDEEDDAETQGGPELPVLCTEDELHRAVIQNDVGAVLLVAGHGPGPGPARWLPVLHGLGCDLWEIEAHRAVPVPAPDGPRQYVAGFACRPLTSAATRGTGVGKRLLDIAVSGVLLLAAAPVLATCALVLRTVEGPGVIFRQERVGKDGRLFTLLKFRTHRPADPQEAATRWSVADEHRMSAFCRFLRGTSLDELPQLWNVLRGDMSLVGPRPERPFFVTQFSQTYPDYAHRHRMPTGITGLAQIHGLRGDTSIEDRCRFDNAYIDSWSFWQDLCILLRTLGCLVRRTGS